Proteins from a single region of Gordonia hongkongensis:
- a CDS encoding helix-turn-helix transcriptional regulator, producing the protein MTSSLTAERVRRDIEVVAHAGLGLDDFFAETVASLSRAVPVDAVCIGTFDPNTVLLTSARKYGSLLGEDHRDPDWGLLEYGQVEPTAYREMVAAKRDAVGLNLLNRGATERSNRMSQLMIPEYCFHDEARLVLRDGDRAWAGIAMFRSGAGCRPFDADEIDFLGSLSRTLAYGVRVGLLSSVVAGGASAAAPAAVDAPSPPPPTGHGPAVLIIDRSNEIVQMSAGSQERIADLASGPNGAAVMNPIYGLIGAARRYGSGESSVPPRLRVRGASGMWLVIHASPLSSADGRVGEVVVTIEEARPPEIIPLVVEAFGLTARERDVTQMVLQSVATKDIATALHVSAYTVQDHLKSIFDKAGVRSRRELIARIYFDQYAQRLNDPLLPSGSFATPDTEL; encoded by the coding sequence CCACGCCGGCCTCGGTCTCGACGACTTCTTCGCCGAGACCGTCGCCTCCCTGAGCCGCGCGGTGCCCGTCGACGCGGTCTGCATCGGCACCTTCGATCCCAACACCGTCCTGCTCACCAGCGCCCGCAAGTACGGATCACTGCTCGGCGAGGATCACCGGGACCCGGACTGGGGTCTCCTCGAATACGGGCAGGTCGAGCCGACGGCCTACCGCGAGATGGTGGCCGCCAAACGCGATGCGGTCGGACTCAACCTCCTCAACCGGGGCGCCACCGAACGGTCCAATCGGATGTCGCAGTTGATGATTCCCGAATACTGCTTCCACGACGAGGCCCGCTTGGTGCTGCGTGACGGGGACCGGGCGTGGGCCGGGATCGCGATGTTCCGCAGCGGGGCCGGATGCCGGCCCTTCGACGCCGACGAGATCGACTTCCTGGGTTCGCTGTCGCGCACTCTCGCCTACGGCGTGCGCGTGGGGTTGCTGAGCAGTGTGGTCGCCGGCGGGGCGAGTGCCGCCGCCCCGGCCGCCGTCGACGCGCCGAGTCCGCCACCGCCGACCGGCCACGGCCCGGCGGTGCTGATCATCGACCGCAGCAACGAGATCGTGCAGATGAGCGCAGGCAGCCAGGAGCGCATCGCCGACCTCGCGTCCGGTCCGAACGGCGCGGCGGTGATGAACCCGATCTACGGCCTGATCGGAGCCGCACGCCGTTACGGCTCGGGTGAGTCCTCCGTCCCGCCGCGCCTCCGGGTGCGCGGGGCGTCGGGCATGTGGCTCGTCATCCACGCGTCTCCGCTGTCGTCGGCCGACGGCCGGGTCGGCGAGGTCGTGGTGACCATCGAGGAGGCCCGCCCGCCCGAGATCATCCCGCTGGTCGTCGAGGCGTTCGGGCTCACGGCCCGTGAACGCGACGTCACCCAGATGGTGCTGCAGAGCGTGGCCACCAAGGACATCGCCACCGCCCTGCACGTTTCCGCCTACACCGTGCAGGACCACCTCAAATCGATCTTCGACAAGGCCGGCGTCCGCAGCCGGCGCGAGCTGATCGCGCGAATCTACTTCGACCAGTACGCCCAGCGTCTCAACGATCCGCTGCTTCCGTCCGGGTCGTTCGCCACCCCCGACACCGAGCTCTAG
- a CDS encoding acyl-CoA dehydrogenase, whose product MTTPMSRRDLEFLLYEWLDVEALTSRERFSAHSRETFDAVLELSADIAMKCFAPANKIGDANEPYIGDDGKVVLPDEIVAGLTEYRKAGLISASFDDELGGMQLPTVIRQASAVWFQAANAAMSSYNFLTVGNANLLAEYATPEQRDTWVRPLVEGRFSGTMCLSEPQAGSSLADITTKAEPAGDGSYRITGTKMWISGGDHELTENIVHLVLAKIPGGGPGVKGISLFIVPKYLADGTRNDVALVGLNHKMGNRATTNTLLNFGDGTFPVDSTQTAPGAVDDQPARSAPGAVDDQPARSAPGAVGYLVGDEHRGLSYMFHMMNEARIGVGFLATALGYAGYRASLDYAKVRTQGRPVDHKDPSTKPVPIIEHADVRRMLLAQKSYVEGALAFGLYCSTLVDEAATTTDPAERDRLNLLLEVLTPIAKSWPSQWCLEANSLAIQVHGGYGYTREFDVEQYYRDNRLNPIHEGAHGIHGLDLLGRKVIMQGGAGLAALAETIEATVARARTVDGLDTLADTLHAVVDRLVKVTAHIWSAGDPKLSLANATIYLESAGHIVIAWIWLEQLLAADGRTGDFYDGKRAAAQYFFRYELPKTGPQLDLLTALDRTTLDVEPSWF is encoded by the coding sequence ATGACCACACCCATGTCCCGGCGGGACCTCGAGTTCCTGCTCTACGAATGGCTCGATGTCGAGGCGCTGACCTCGCGGGAGCGCTTCTCGGCACACTCGCGGGAGACCTTCGACGCCGTGCTCGAACTCAGCGCCGACATCGCGATGAAGTGCTTCGCACCCGCCAACAAGATCGGCGACGCCAACGAGCCCTACATCGGCGACGACGGCAAGGTCGTCCTGCCCGACGAGATCGTCGCCGGCCTCACCGAGTACCGCAAGGCCGGTCTCATCTCGGCCTCCTTCGACGACGAACTCGGCGGCATGCAACTGCCCACCGTCATCCGCCAGGCCTCCGCCGTGTGGTTCCAGGCCGCCAACGCCGCGATGTCGTCGTACAACTTCCTCACCGTCGGCAACGCGAACCTGCTGGCCGAGTACGCCACCCCCGAGCAGCGCGACACCTGGGTCCGTCCCCTCGTCGAAGGCCGCTTCTCCGGCACGATGTGCCTGTCCGAGCCACAGGCCGGCTCGTCGCTGGCCGACATCACCACCAAGGCCGAACCCGCCGGCGACGGCTCCTACCGCATCACCGGCACCAAGATGTGGATCTCGGGCGGAGACCACGAACTCACCGAGAACATCGTCCATCTCGTCCTGGCGAAGATCCCCGGCGGCGGCCCCGGCGTCAAGGGCATCTCGCTGTTCATCGTGCCCAAATACCTCGCCGACGGAACACGCAACGACGTCGCGCTCGTCGGCCTCAACCACAAGATGGGCAACCGCGCCACCACCAACACCCTGCTCAACTTCGGCGACGGCACCTTCCCCGTCGACTCCACCCAGACGGCTCCCGGCGCTGTGGACGATCAGCCCGCCCGCTCCGCTCCCGGCGCTGTGGACGATCAGCCCGCTCGCTCCGCTCCCGGCGCTGTCGGCTACCTCGTCGGCGACGAACACCGCGGCCTGTCCTACATGTTCCACATGATGAACGAAGCGCGCATCGGCGTCGGATTCCTCGCCACCGCACTGGGTTACGCCGGGTACCGGGCCTCCCTCGACTACGCGAAGGTGCGTACGCAGGGCCGACCCGTCGACCACAAGGATCCGTCGACCAAACCGGTCCCGATCATCGAACACGCCGACGTGCGTCGGATGCTGCTCGCCCAGAAGTCCTACGTCGAAGGCGCTCTCGCGTTCGGGTTGTATTGCAGCACCCTCGTCGACGAGGCGGCCACCACGACCGACCCCGCCGAACGCGACCGGCTGAACCTGTTGCTCGAGGTACTCACCCCGATCGCGAAGAGCTGGCCCTCCCAGTGGTGTCTCGAGGCGAACAGCCTCGCGATCCAGGTCCACGGCGGATACGGTTACACCCGCGAATTCGACGTCGAGCAGTACTACCGGGACAACCGGCTCAACCCGATCCACGAAGGCGCCCACGGCATCCACGGCCTGGACCTGCTCGGGCGCAAGGTGATCATGCAGGGCGGGGCCGGTCTCGCCGCGCTGGCCGAGACGATCGAGGCCACCGTCGCCCGCGCACGGACTGTCGACGGACTCGACACCCTTGCCGACACGCTGCACGCGGTGGTGGACCGGCTGGTGAAGGTGACCGCGCACATCTGGTCGGCGGGCGACCCGAAGCTGTCGCTGGCCAACGCCACGATCTACCTGGAGTCGGCCGGCCACATCGTGATCGCCTGGATCTGGCTCGAACAACTCCTCGCCGCCGACGGCCGGACCGGTGACTTCTACGACGGCAAACGCGCTGCGGCACAGTATTTCTTCCGGTATGAACTACCCAAGACCGGCCCACAGCTCGATCTGCTGACCGCACTCGACCGCACCACCCTCGACGTCGAACCGTCCTGGTTCTGA
- a CDS encoding SDR family NAD(P)-dependent oxidoreductase, which translates to MSVMDLFDTTGKVVIVTGASSGLGVSFARGFAEAGADVVLAARRAEKLADTAAAVEELGRKALVVPADVADPEQCQRVVDAAMETFGKVDVLINNAGVGTAYPATRETPEQFRGVIDVNLNGSYWMAQACGRVMQPGSSIINISSILGITTAGLPQAAYAASKAGVIGLTRDLAQQWGARKGIRVNAIAPGFFESEMTDTYQPGYLDSQMPRVLLGRTGHGEELAATAIWLSSAAAGYVTGQTLPVDGGITVT; encoded by the coding sequence ATGTCCGTGATGGATCTGTTCGACACCACCGGCAAGGTGGTCATCGTGACCGGCGCCTCGTCCGGGCTGGGGGTCTCGTTCGCCCGCGGTTTCGCCGAAGCGGGCGCGGATGTCGTACTCGCCGCGCGCCGGGCGGAGAAGCTCGCCGACACCGCTGCCGCCGTCGAGGAACTCGGCCGCAAGGCGCTGGTGGTCCCCGCCGATGTCGCCGACCCCGAGCAGTGTCAGCGGGTCGTCGACGCCGCGATGGAGACCTTCGGCAAGGTCGACGTGCTCATCAACAACGCCGGCGTCGGGACCGCGTACCCGGCGACCCGCGAGACCCCCGAACAGTTCCGCGGCGTCATCGACGTCAACCTGAACGGCTCCTACTGGATGGCCCAGGCCTGCGGGCGGGTGATGCAACCGGGTAGCTCGATCATCAACATCTCGTCGATCCTCGGCATCACCACCGCCGGGCTGCCGCAGGCGGCGTACGCCGCGAGCAAGGCCGGCGTCATCGGCCTCACCCGCGACCTGGCCCAGCAATGGGGCGCGCGCAAGGGCATTCGCGTCAACGCCATCGCCCCCGGGTTCTTCGAGAGCGAGATGACCGACACCTACCAACCGGGATATCTCGACTCCCAGATGCCCCGGGTACTCCTCGGCCGGACCGGACACGGCGAGGAACTCGCCGCCACCGCGATCTGGTTGTCCTCGGCCGCAGCCGGATACGTCACCGGCCAGACGCTGCCCGTCGACGGCGGCATCACCGTCACCTAG
- a CDS encoding PH domain-containing protein, whose translation MEPSSDPTVPVHPTLRDPVNSVDPRAKTLWRIGPLVLGVLGVVAAVVVAVVVDQTRWIAVFAAVAVVVVTVAWVAVVPQWRYRFHRWEVSDDAVYSQSGWFVRHRVIIPIARIQVVDTEAGPIEQFLGLATLTVTTASSAGTIHIAGLDAEVARTTAADLTIRTQAFTDDAT comes from the coding sequence ATGGAGCCCTCATCTGATCCGACCGTGCCGGTGCACCCGACCCTGCGTGACCCGGTCAACAGTGTCGATCCACGCGCCAAGACCCTGTGGCGCATCGGCCCGCTCGTCCTCGGGGTCCTGGGCGTGGTCGCCGCCGTCGTGGTGGCCGTCGTCGTCGACCAGACGCGATGGATCGCGGTGTTCGCCGCGGTCGCGGTGGTCGTCGTGACCGTCGCCTGGGTCGCGGTTGTTCCGCAGTGGCGCTACCGCTTTCACCGCTGGGAGGTCAGTGACGACGCGGTGTACTCGCAATCGGGCTGGTTCGTCCGGCACCGCGTGATCATCCCGATCGCCCGGATCCAGGTGGTCGACACCGAGGCCGGGCCGATCGAACAGTTCCTCGGGCTGGCGACCCTCACCGTGACCACGGCGTCGTCGGCCGGGACGATCCACATCGCCGGTCTCGACGCGGAGGTCGCACGGACGACCGCCGCCGATCTGACCATCCGCACACAGGCTTTCACCGATGACGCGACCTGA